In the Deinococcus carri genome, one interval contains:
- a CDS encoding NAD-dependent malic enzyme, which yields MPEAPRVSRYYDVKRDENGHRYLDVNVTGFSLLHIPLLNKSTGFTREERRALGLEGLVPPHHSTLEEQKDRTYLRYLQQATDLDKHEFLRALQDRNEVLFYALFTDHLEEMLPILYTPTVGEAVRVFSHIYRYPRGFAVSTEDVGRVDELLENVPLNDVRMIVATDSSAILGIGDQGFGGMAISIGKLSLYTAAGGVGPDKTLPVELDVGTDRQDLIDDPLYLGVHHKRLTGVEYDEFLDQFVEATVARYPKAIIQWEDFARGTAFRVLERYRKVVPSFNDDIQGTGAMALAGLISASRLKGERLTDQTFVVVGAGAGGIGVAMAIRQGLMREGLGYPEANARVFVVDRYGLLMHGQPGLEDHQLSFARRPEDVAGWTCEGEWPTLHETVVNARATALLGLTGVPGLFRQPTVGAMLAHTPRPIVFPLSNPTSNVEAQPADLLRWTDGAAIVATGSPFPDIEHGGQMHAVGQGNNAFIFPGLGFGAVISRAREITDGMVMEAAQTLADETAAYGNRVYPPVSAIRELSLKVAVRVARQAIREGVCAERRVRNLTDDELEAFVRGRQWVPKYLPLRKAAGARD from the coding sequence ATGCCTGAAGCTCCCCGCGTCTCCCGCTACTATGACGTGAAGCGTGACGAGAACGGCCACCGTTACCTGGACGTGAACGTGACCGGCTTCTCGCTGCTGCATATTCCCCTGCTGAACAAGTCCACCGGGTTTACCCGCGAGGAACGCCGCGCGCTCGGGCTGGAGGGCCTGGTGCCGCCGCACCACAGCACCCTGGAGGAACAGAAGGACCGCACCTACCTGCGCTACCTCCAGCAGGCCACCGACCTCGACAAGCACGAGTTCCTGCGCGCCCTCCAGGACCGCAACGAGGTGCTGTTCTACGCGCTGTTCACCGACCACCTCGAAGAGATGCTGCCGATCCTCTACACCCCGACCGTGGGCGAGGCGGTGCGGGTCTTCTCGCACATCTACCGCTACCCGCGCGGCTTTGCCGTCAGCACCGAGGACGTGGGCCGGGTGGACGAGCTGCTGGAAAACGTGCCCCTCAACGACGTGCGGATGATCGTGGCGACCGATTCCAGCGCGATTCTGGGGATTGGGGACCAGGGCTTCGGCGGCATGGCGATTTCTATCGGCAAGCTGAGCCTCTACACCGCGGCGGGTGGCGTCGGCCCCGACAAGACGCTGCCGGTCGAGCTGGACGTGGGCACCGACCGCCAGGACCTGATCGACGACCCCCTCTATCTGGGCGTCCACCACAAACGCCTGACAGGTGTGGAATACGACGAGTTTCTCGACCAGTTCGTCGAGGCGACGGTCGCCCGCTACCCCAAGGCGATCATCCAGTGGGAGGACTTCGCGCGCGGCACGGCCTTCCGGGTGCTGGAGCGCTACCGCAAGGTCGTACCCAGCTTCAACGACGATATTCAGGGCACCGGGGCGATGGCGCTGGCCGGCCTGATCAGCGCGAGCCGCCTGAAGGGGGAGCGGCTGACCGACCAGACCTTCGTGGTGGTGGGCGCGGGGGCGGGCGGCATCGGCGTGGCGATGGCGATTCGCCAGGGCCTGATGCGCGAGGGGCTGGGCTACCCCGAGGCAAACGCCCGCGTGTTCGTCGTGGACCGCTATGGCCTGCTGATGCATGGGCAGCCCGGTCTGGAAGACCATCAGCTCTCCTTTGCCCGCCGCCCCGAGGACGTGGCGGGCTGGACCTGTGAGGGCGAGTGGCCGACCCTGCACGAGACGGTCGTGAACGCCCGCGCCACGGCCCTCCTGGGCCTGACCGGCGTCCCCGGCCTGTTCCGCCAGCCCACGGTCGGGGCCATGCTCGCGCACACCCCGCGTCCCATCGTGTTTCCCCTCTCCAACCCCACCAGCAACGTGGAGGCGCAGCCCGCCGACCTGCTGCGCTGGACGGACGGCGCGGCCATCGTCGCCACCGGCAGTCCCTTTCCCGACATCGAGCATGGGGGGCAGATGCACGCGGTGGGGCAGGGCAACAACGCCTTTATCTTCCCCGGCCTGGGCTTCGGGGCCGTGATCAGCCGCGCCCGCGAGATCACCGACGGCATGGTGATGGAAGCCGCGCAGACCCTTGCGGACGAGACGGCGGCTTACGGGAACCGCGTCTACCCGCCCGTGAGTGCCATCCGCGAACTCAGCCTGAAGGTCGCGGTGCGCGTGGCCCGCCAGGCCATCCGCGAGGGCGTGTGCGCCGAGCGCCGCGTGCGCAACCTCACCGACGACGAGCTGGAGGCGTTCGTGCGGGGCCGCCAGTGGGTGCCCAAGTACCTGCCGCTGAGGAAGGCGGCGGGGGCGCGGGACTGA
- a CDS encoding cupin domain-containing protein translates to MNPPRPLNIADVPGRELVTASGERLSLARSLSGPFGLRGLLVHHEVLLPGRRASGLHFHSQKEEASSVLAGQPSVWTGAEFVDLVPGDFIGFPPSPDAPHLLVNRSDAPATILTIGTCPPDDEITFLPLPERG, encoded by the coding sequence ATGAACCCGCCCCGGCCACTGAACATCGCGGATGTGCCGGGGCGCGAGCTGGTCACGGCGTCCGGGGAGCGGCTGTCGCTGGCGCGGTCCCTCTCCGGCCCCTTCGGTCTGCGGGGGCTGCTGGTCCATCACGAGGTCCTGCTGCCGGGCCGCCGCGCTTCGGGCCTGCACTTCCACAGCCAGAAGGAGGAAGCCTCCTCCGTCCTGGCGGGGCAGCCGTCGGTGTGGACCGGAGCGGAGTTCGTGGACCTCGTCCCCGGCGACTTCATCGGCTTTCCGCCCTCGCCGGACGCGCCGCACCTGCTGGTCAACCGTTCGGATGCCCCCGCCACCATCCTCACCATCGGCACCTGCCCCCCGGACGACGAGATCACCTTTCTGCCGCTGCCGGAGCGTGGCTAA
- a CDS encoding thioesterase family protein has product MRPIPAGFTQTLTVTVTDEMTVQFAELGAVHPVYATYWLARHFEEAGRKIILPFLEDGEGGIGTDVQVTHTASALPGMTVTVTATFERMEGRRILCTLRAVSELGDEIGHGTTGQMVLPQAKIDANFERLRGRWQARQAEDA; this is encoded by the coding sequence ATGCGTCCCATTCCGGCAGGTTTCACCCAGACCCTGACCGTCACCGTGACGGACGAGATGACCGTGCAGTTCGCGGAACTCGGCGCGGTGCATCCCGTGTACGCCACCTACTGGCTGGCCCGGCACTTCGAGGAGGCGGGGCGCAAGATCATCCTGCCCTTTCTGGAAGACGGTGAGGGCGGCATCGGGACCGACGTGCAGGTCACGCACACCGCCAGCGCCCTGCCCGGCATGACCGTCACCGTGACCGCCACCTTCGAGCGGATGGAGGGCCGCCGCATCCTCTGCACCCTGCGCGCCGTCTCCGAACTGGGCGACGAGATCGGGCACGGCACGACCGGCCAGATGGTGCTGCCCCAGGCCAAGATCGACGCGAATTTCGAGCGGCTGCGCGGGCGCTGGCAGGCGCGGCAGGCCGAGGACGCATGA